In one Trichlorobacter lovleyi SZ genomic region, the following are encoded:
- a CDS encoding circularly permuted type 2 ATP-grasp protein, which yields MPPLSSPASSGPKTSYHEFYADDFSPRDHYRLLWDHIRATGNNALETKDHESQLALQTEGVTFTVYGESEEGIERIWPFDLIPRIITAPEWSRIESGLKQRVKALNLFLEDLYGEQKIIKDGVIPPELIYQGKDFRREIVGIVPPRGIYTHISGIDIIRDEQGDFLILEDNLRTPSGVSYMIENRVIERRILPEFFNKYRVRRVEHYPSLLLDALRCLSPRGKGTAEIVLLTPGIYNSAYFEHTFLAKEMGIELAEGRDMVTINDIVYLKTTKGLKRVDVIYRRIDDDYLDPLIFRSDSSLGIAGVINAWRAGNVAIVNAPGSGIADDKAVYPFVPDIIRYYLGQQPILKNVPTYQMTNATDREYVFDNMERMVVKAVSESGGYGMLMGPSSTPALRKEFMDRVLENPRNYIAQPVVYLSRHICYMDGELEARHLDLRPFVIYGEDIQVVPGGLTRVALRKGSLVVNSSQGGGSKDTWVLAE from the coding sequence ATGCCGCCACTCTCCAGCCCCGCCAGCTCCGGGCCCAAGACGTCCTACCACGAGTTTTATGCCGACGACTTCAGTCCCCGTGACCATTACCGCCTGCTCTGGGATCATATCCGCGCCACCGGCAACAATGCACTGGAGACCAAAGATCACGAATCCCAGCTGGCACTGCAGACCGAAGGGGTCACCTTTACGGTCTACGGCGAGAGCGAAGAAGGGATCGAGCGGATCTGGCCCTTTGACCTGATCCCCCGCATCATCACCGCACCGGAGTGGAGCCGGATTGAATCCGGCCTCAAGCAGCGGGTCAAGGCGCTGAACCTGTTTCTGGAAGACCTCTACGGCGAACAGAAAATCATCAAGGACGGTGTGATTCCGCCGGAACTGATCTACCAGGGCAAGGACTTCCGGCGTGAGATCGTTGGCATTGTCCCGCCCCGAGGCATCTATACCCATATCAGCGGCATTGACATTATCCGTGATGAACAGGGTGATTTCCTGATTCTGGAAGACAACCTGCGTACCCCCTCCGGTGTCTCCTACATGATTGAAAACCGGGTAATTGAACGGCGCATTCTGCCGGAATTTTTCAACAAATACCGGGTACGCCGGGTTGAGCACTACCCGTCACTGCTGCTGGATGCCTTGCGCTGCCTCTCACCCCGCGGCAAAGGAACAGCTGAAATTGTATTGCTGACCCCCGGCATCTACAACTCTGCCTATTTTGAGCACACCTTCCTGGCCAAGGAGATGGGGATCGAGCTGGCTGAAGGGCGCGACATGGTCACCATCAACGACATCGTCTATCTCAAGACCACCAAAGGGCTGAAGCGGGTGGATGTGATCTACCGCCGGATTGATGACGACTACCTTGATCCGCTGATCTTCCGCTCCGACTCATCACTGGGGATTGCCGGGGTAATCAATGCCTGGCGGGCAGGCAATGTCGCCATCGTCAATGCACCGGGCAGCGGCATTGCCGATGACAAGGCGGTCTACCCCTTTGTGCCGGACATCATCCGTTACTATCTTGGGCAGCAGCCGATTCTGAAAAACGTACCCACCTACCAGATGACCAATGCGACCGACCGGGAATATGTTTTTGACAACATGGAGCGGATGGTGGTCAAGGCGGTCAGTGAATCCGGCGGCTACGGCATGCTGATGGGGCCCTCCTCCACCCCGGCCCTGCGCAAGGAGTTTATGGACCGGGTGCTGGAAAATCCCCGCAACTACATCGCCCAGCCGGTGGTCTACCTCTCACGGCATATCTGTTACATGGATGGTGAGCTGGAGGCCCGCCACCTGGATCTGCGGCCGTTTGTGATCTATGGCGAGGATATTCAGGTTGTGCCTGGCGGACTGACGCGGGTGGCCTTGCGTAAAGGCTCACTGGTGGTGAACTCTTCTCAAGGTGGTGGAAGCAAAGACACCTGGGTCCTGGCTGAGTAG